One window of Watersipora subatra chromosome 3, tzWatSuba1.1, whole genome shotgun sequence genomic DNA carries:
- the LOC137391687 gene encoding myosin light chain kinase, smooth muscle-like: MLALCLHNSREKRQRAASEIKEAARQGSSSSLSSEESICELPATTAVKDSSGELTDSSASDEDSCSELAAQLELSEDRNCGHAASEGRSRELSVPSLADEILVTETLTNTLSSPNSPILVEDDSSTLVEPSVTEEPAIVVTARPQEYVVKTYTCQLSSKMDVREALVGTNKKFECQVIGFPPPNIRWFKDNIEITHDPRYHFSHNHEDGVVSMHIEVIKLSDAGTYQCRAENCEGYAITAAHLQVKGW; encoded by the exons ATGCTCGCGCTATGTTTACACAACAGTCGGGAGAAAAG GCAGCGGGCTGCCAGTGAGATAAAGGAGGCCGCTCGTCAAGGATCATCTTCAAGTCTCTCATCTGAGGAAAGTATCTGTGAACTACCAGCGACGACAGCGGTTAAGGATAGTAGTGGCGAACTAACTGACTCGTCTGCATCGGATGAAGACAGTTGCTCTGAACTCGCAGCCCAACTCGAATTAAGTGAGGACAGAAACTGTGGACACGCAGCGAGTGAGGGCAGAAGCCGTGAACTCTCAGTCCCATCCTTAGCAGATGAAATTTTAGTCACAGAGACTTTAACAAACACGCTTAGTTCACCAAATTCTCCAATACTTGTAGAAGACGACTCATCGACACTCGTCGAGCCTAGCGTAACTGAAGAACCAGCCATAGTAGTTACCGCCCGCCCTCAAGAGTATGTGGTAAAAACGTACACTTGCCAACTCAGCAGCAAAATGGATGTCCGAGAGGCGCTTGTCGGAACTAATAAGAAATTTGAATGCCAGGTTATCGGCTTTCCACCGCCTAACATTCGGTGGTTCAAGGATAATATAGAAATCACACACGATCCTAGATATCACTTCTCTCATAACCATGAGGATGGCGTTGTATCCATGCATATTGAAGTTATAAAACTATCGGATGCTGGGACATATCAATGTCGAGCTGAAAACTGTGAAGGGTACGCTATTACAGCGGCACACCTGCAGGTCAAAGGTTGGTGA